In the genome of Massilia sp. PAMC28688, one region contains:
- a CDS encoding integration host factor subunit alpha, which produces MQVAKVRQAAEKDLPTLTKAELAELLFEQVGLNKREAKDMVETFFDEIRNALERGEAVKLSGFGNFQLRDKPQRPGRNPKTGEEIPITARRVVTFHASQKLKGMVEDATPLSRAA; this is translated from the coding sequence ATGCAGGTCGCCAAAGTGCGCCAGGCAGCGGAAAAAGATTTGCCGACCTTGACCAAGGCGGAACTGGCAGAGCTGCTGTTCGAGCAGGTGGGCTTGAACAAGCGCGAAGCCAAGGACATGGTTGAGACCTTCTTTGACGAAATCCGTAACGCACTCGAGCGGGGGGAAGCGGTCAAGCTGTCGGGCTTTGGCAACTTCCAGCTGCGCGACAAGCCGCAGCGGCCCGGCCGCAATCCCAAGACGGGCGAGGAAATCCCCATCACGGCGCGGCGCGTGGTCACTTTCCACGCCAGCCAAAAGCTCAAGGGCATGGTGGAAGACGCCACGCCACTGTCGC